One genomic region from Enterobacter hormaechei ATCC 49162 encodes:
- the phoU gene encoding phosphate signaling complex protein PhoU, giving the protein MDNLNLNKHISGQFNAELESIRTQVMTMGGMVEQQLSDAITAMHNQDSELAKRVIEGDHNVNMMEVAIDEACVRIIAKRQPTASDLRLVMAIIKTIAELERIGDVADKICRTALEKFSQQHQPLLVSLESLGRHTVQMLHDVLDAFARMDLDEAVRIYREDKKVDQEYEGIVRQLMTYMMEDSRTIPSVLTALFCARSIERIGDRCQNICEYIFYFVKGQDFRHVGGDELDKLLAGKDPKE; this is encoded by the coding sequence ATGGACAACCTCAATCTTAATAAACACATTTCCGGCCAGTTTAACGCAGAGCTGGAAAGCATTCGCACCCAGGTGATGACCATGGGCGGCATGGTCGAGCAGCAGCTTTCTGATGCGATCACGGCGATGCACAACCAGGACAGCGAGCTGGCGAAGCGCGTTATCGAAGGCGACCACAACGTCAATATGATGGAAGTCGCCATCGACGAAGCCTGCGTGCGCATCATTGCGAAGCGTCAGCCGACGGCGAGCGACCTGCGTCTGGTGATGGCGATCATCAAAACCATCGCCGAACTGGAGCGTATCGGTGACGTGGCGGATAAAATCTGCCGCACCGCGCTGGAGAAATTCTCCCAGCAGCACCAGCCGCTGCTGGTGAGCCTGGAGTCTCTTGGCCGCCACACCGTGCAGATGCTGCACGACGTGCTGGATGCTTTCGCGCGCATGGATCTGGACGAAGCGGTCCGCATCTACCGTGAAGACAAGAAAGTTGACCAGGAATACGAAGGCATTGTGCGTCAGCTGATGACCTACATGATGGAAGATTCCCGTACGATCCCAAGCGTGCTGACCGCGCTGTTCTGCGCGCGCTCCATCGAGCGTATCGGCGACCGCTGCCAGAACATTTGCGAATACATTTTCTACTTCGTGAAAGGTCAGGACTTCCGTCACGTGGGCGGCGACGAGCTGGACAAGCTGCTGGCGGGCAAAGATCCGAAAGAGTGA
- a CDS encoding MFS transporter: protein MARFLFCSFALVLLYPSGIDMYLVGLPHIARDLGASEAQLHIAFSAYLAGMASSMVFAGKIADKAGRQPVAITGAVIFALASVLCSVAQESTMFLSGRFIQGIGAGGCYVVAFAILRDTLSAQRRAKVLSMLNGITCIIPVLAPVVGYLIMLKFPWQSLFWTMAAMGAIVFILSVTVLKETHPGSQQSHHAATLHPAEKLVNRFFLSRLAITTLSVAVILTYVNVSPVLLMETMGFDRGEYSTVMALTAMVSMAVSFSTPFALNLFRQRTLMLTSQGLFLAAGVILATATSHAVMLVGITLICAGFSVGFGVAMSQALGPFSLRAGVASSVLGIAQVCGSSLWIWLAAVIGLNALNMLIGVLIGCSILCITLLMVIQPAAHYEEAHQQSRS from the coding sequence ATGGCTCGTTTTCTGTTTTGTAGTTTTGCGCTGGTTCTGCTGTATCCGTCCGGTATTGATATGTATCTGGTGGGATTACCGCATATTGCCCGCGATCTGGGTGCCAGCGAGGCGCAGCTGCACATCGCGTTTTCGGCCTACCTCGCGGGGATGGCGTCGTCGATGGTGTTTGCCGGGAAAATCGCGGATAAAGCAGGCCGTCAGCCCGTCGCCATTACAGGTGCGGTTATCTTTGCGCTGGCATCGGTACTCTGTTCAGTGGCTCAGGAAAGCACAATGTTCCTGTCAGGACGTTTTATTCAGGGCATTGGCGCGGGCGGCTGTTACGTGGTGGCGTTTGCCATTCTGCGCGATACCTTGAGCGCTCAGCGCCGCGCCAAAGTGCTGTCGATGCTGAACGGCATTACCTGCATCATTCCGGTGCTGGCACCGGTTGTAGGCTACCTGATCATGCTTAAATTTCCGTGGCAGAGCCTTTTCTGGACCATGGCCGCAATGGGCGCCATTGTCTTTATTCTGTCCGTGACGGTGCTGAAAGAGACCCATCCCGGTTCGCAACAGTCACACCACGCCGCAACCCTCCATCCGGCTGAAAAGCTGGTGAATCGCTTTTTTTTGAGTCGACTGGCAATCACCACGCTGAGCGTGGCGGTGATCCTTACCTATGTAAACGTTTCCCCGGTGTTACTGATGGAGACGATGGGCTTCGATCGCGGTGAGTATTCGACGGTGATGGCGCTAACCGCGATGGTCAGCATGGCGGTTTCATTCTCGACGCCCTTTGCCCTCAATCTCTTCCGCCAGCGCACGCTGATGCTTACCTCACAGGGGCTGTTTCTCGCCGCAGGCGTGATCCTGGCGACCGCCACCTCACACGCGGTGATGCTGGTGGGCATTACCCTGATTTGCGCCGGGTTCTCCGTTGGCTTTGGTGTGGCGATGAGTCAGGCGCTTGGCCCGTTCTCGCTGCGGGCAGGCGTGGCAAGCTCGGTGCTGGGCATTGCGCAGGTCTGCGGTTCGTCGCTGTGGATTTGGCTGGCGGCGGTGATCGGTCTTAACGCGCTGAATATGCTGATCGGGGTTCTGATTGGCTGTAGCATACTCTGCATTACCTTACTTATGGTCATCCAGCCCGCGGCGCACTATGAAGAAGCCCATCAGCAGTCTCGATCTTAA
- the pstC gene encoding phosphate ABC transporter permease PstC, whose amino-acid sequence MAATKPAFNPPGKKGDMIFSVLVKLAALIVLLLLGGIIVSLIFSSWPSIQKFGFAFLWTKEWDAPNDIYGALVPIYGTLVTSFIALLIAVPVSFGIALFLTELAPGWLRRPLGIAIELLAAIPSIVYGMWGLFIFAPLFATYFQEPVGNVLSAIPFVGALFSGPAFGIGILAAGVILAIMIIPYIAAVMRDVFEQTPVMMKESAYGIGCTTWEVIWRIVLPFTKNGVIGGIMLGLGRALGETMAVTFIIGNTYQLDSASLYMPGNSITSALANEFAEAESGLHVAALMELGLILFVITFIVLAISKLMIMRLAKNEGAR is encoded by the coding sequence ATGGCTGCAACCAAGCCTGCATTTAACCCTCCGGGTAAAAAAGGTGACATGATTTTCAGCGTGCTGGTGAAACTGGCTGCGCTGATTGTGCTATTGCTGCTGGGCGGCATTATCGTGTCCCTGATTTTCTCCTCCTGGCCGAGCATTCAAAAATTTGGTTTCGCCTTCCTGTGGACCAAAGAGTGGGATGCGCCGAACGATATTTACGGTGCGCTGGTGCCGATTTACGGCACGCTGGTGACCTCGTTTATCGCCCTGCTGATTGCGGTTCCGGTGAGCTTCGGTATTGCCCTGTTTCTGACGGAACTGGCACCAGGCTGGCTGCGACGCCCGCTGGGTATCGCCATTGAACTGCTGGCCGCCATCCCAAGTATCGTTTACGGCATGTGGGGCCTGTTTATCTTTGCGCCGCTGTTTGCGACGTACTTCCAGGAGCCGGTCGGTAACGTGCTTTCTGCCATTCCGTTTGTGGGGGCGCTGTTCTCTGGCCCGGCATTCGGTATCGGCATTCTGGCGGCAGGTGTGATCCTCGCCATCATGATTATTCCGTACATTGCGGCGGTCATGCGCGATGTCTTCGAACAAACCCCGGTGATGATGAAAGAGTCGGCCTATGGCATCGGCTGCACCACCTGGGAAGTTATCTGGCGTATCGTCCTTCCGTTCACCAAAAATGGGGTGATTGGCGGCATTATGCTGGGCTTAGGCCGCGCGCTGGGTGAAACCATGGCAGTGACCTTTATCATCGGCAACACCTACCAGCTCGACAGTGCCTCGCTCTATATGCCTGGGAACAGTATTACCTCTGCGCTGGCGAACGAATTTGCCGAAGCGGAATCCGGGCTGCACGTCGCAGCGCTGATGGAACTGGGCCTGATCCTGTTCGTTATCACCTTTATTGTGCTGGCTATCTCCAAGCTGATGATTATGCGTCTGGCTAAAAACGAGGGGGCACGCTAA
- a CDS encoding 4'-phosphopantetheinyl transferase family protein — protein MATHFARGTLTEGHLVSARISSACHSEALKLPEHRRTRFLASRALLAELLFMLYGTSELPDILTQPEGRPVFADPALPHFSIAYTGNIVGVALTTEGDCGLDMELQRVTRSFHGANALDEYPLSSNEKLWIRNQNDPIEARAQLITLRQSIRKMSGAASDDASLLQLLPGSGRLRATKASLVEALSDAEDVLIWSVAVSPAIERLKIWEFDSTRGWRSLPDVPERANEPAARLMRLTSLPAEKAYTHS, from the coding sequence ATGGCTACGCACTTTGCACGAGGAACATTAACGGAAGGGCATCTCGTATCGGCCAGAATTTCTTCAGCCTGCCACAGTGAGGCGCTCAAACTACCTGAACACCGCAGGACGCGGTTTTTAGCCTCCAGAGCGCTCCTCGCAGAACTGCTTTTTATGCTGTACGGCACCAGCGAATTACCGGACATACTCACCCAGCCAGAAGGTCGCCCGGTTTTTGCGGACCCGGCACTTCCCCATTTTTCCATTGCGTATACCGGCAACATCGTTGGCGTCGCGCTGACCACTGAAGGTGATTGCGGGCTGGATATGGAGCTACAACGCGTCACGCGTAGCTTCCATGGCGCTAACGCGCTCGATGAATATCCGCTCTCCAGCAATGAAAAGCTGTGGATACGTAACCAGAACGACCCCATTGAAGCCAGAGCGCAGCTCATCACCCTTCGCCAGAGTATCCGCAAAATGAGCGGCGCGGCGTCAGACGACGCCAGCCTGTTGCAGCTGCTTCCCGGATCGGGTCGCCTGCGCGCCACAAAAGCCTCGCTGGTAGAGGCACTCAGCGATGCTGAGGATGTACTGATCTGGTCTGTTGCGGTGAGCCCTGCCATCGAACGGCTGAAAATCTGGGAATTTGACAGTACTCGCGGTTGGCGTAGTCTTCCGGATGTCCCTGAGCGCGCCAACGAGCCCGCCGCGCGCCTGATGCGATTAACCAGTTTACCGGCAGAAAAAGCATACACCCATAGCTGA
- the pstA gene encoding phosphate ABC transporter permease PstA: MATLDMQNTAQLAESRRKMQSKRRIKNRIALTLSMATMAFGLFWLIWILMSTITRGIDGMSLALFTEMTPPPNTAGGGLANALAGSGLLILWATVFGTPLGIMAGIYLAEYGRKSWIAEVIRFINDILLSAPSIVVGLFVYTIVVAQMEHFSGWAGVIALALLQVPIVIRTTENMLKLVPDSLREAAYALGTPKWKMISAITLKASVSGIMTGILLAIARIAGETAPLLFTALSNQFWSTDMMQPIANLPVTIFKFAMSPFAEWQQLAWAGVLIITLCVLLLNILARVIFAKKKHG, translated from the coding sequence ATGGCGACTCTCGACATGCAAAACACCGCTCAGCTTGCGGAATCCCGTCGCAAAATGCAGTCAAAGCGCCGGATTAAAAACCGCATTGCGCTGACGCTATCCATGGCGACGATGGCATTCGGCCTGTTCTGGCTGATCTGGATCCTGATGTCCACCATCACCCGTGGTATTGATGGAATGTCCCTGGCGCTGTTCACCGAAATGACGCCGCCGCCGAACACGGCGGGTGGGGGGCTGGCAAACGCCCTGGCGGGCAGTGGCCTGCTGATCCTGTGGGCGACGGTCTTTGGCACGCCGCTGGGCATCATGGCGGGTATCTATCTGGCGGAGTATGGGCGTAAATCCTGGATCGCTGAAGTCATCCGCTTTATCAACGACATTCTGCTTTCTGCCCCGTCGATTGTCGTGGGTCTGTTTGTTTACACCATTGTGGTGGCGCAAATGGAACACTTCTCCGGCTGGGCGGGTGTGATTGCGCTGGCGCTGTTGCAGGTGCCTATCGTTATTCGCACCACTGAAAACATGCTGAAACTGGTACCGGACAGCCTGCGTGAAGCGGCTTACGCGCTGGGTACGCCAAAATGGAAGATGATTTCGGCGATCACCCTGAAAGCGTCCGTCTCGGGGATTATGACCGGTATCCTGCTGGCTATCGCTCGTATCGCCGGTGAAACCGCACCGCTGCTGTTTACCGCCCTCTCCAATCAGTTCTGGAGCACGGACATGATGCAGCCGATCGCCAACCTGCCGGTGACGATCTTTAAATTTGCGATGAGCCCATTCGCGGAATGGCAGCAGCTGGCCTGGGCCGGGGTGCTGATCATCACCCTTTGCGTACTGTTGCTGAACATTCTGGCGCGCGTCATTTTCGCGAAGAAGAAACACGGTTAA
- a CDS encoding NADPH-dependent FMN reductase yields the protein MSDTLKVVTLLGSLRKGSFNGMVARTLPQLAPAGMEISALPSIGDIPLYDADVQQEEGFPQSVEAIAEQIRQADGVVIVTPEYNYSVPGGLKNAIDWLSRLPEQPLSGKPVLIQTSSMGAIGGARCQYHLRQILVFLDAMVMNKPEFMGGVIQNKVDPQTGEVVDQSTRDHLSGQLTAFGDYIKRVKA from the coding sequence ATGTCTGATACGTTGAAAGTTGTTACGTTACTGGGAAGCCTGCGCAAAGGTTCTTTTAACGGGATGGTTGCCCGTACGCTGCCGCAGCTGGCGCCTGCGGGAATGGAAATCAGCGCCCTGCCGTCCATTGGCGACATCCCGCTTTATGATGCTGACGTTCAGCAGGAAGAAGGGTTCCCGCAGAGTGTGGAAGCAATAGCCGAGCAGATCCGTCAGGCTGACGGCGTGGTGATTGTCACGCCTGAATATAACTACTCGGTACCGGGTGGTCTGAAGAACGCCATTGACTGGTTATCCCGTTTGCCGGAGCAGCCCCTGTCCGGCAAACCGGTGCTGATCCAGACCAGCTCCATGGGCGCCATCGGCGGCGCGCGCTGCCAGTATCACCTGCGCCAGATCCTGGTGTTCCTGGATGCGATGGTGATGAACAAGCCGGAATTTATGGGTGGCGTGATTCAGAACAAGGTCGACCCGCAGACGGGTGAAGTGGTGGATCAGAGTACGCGTGACCATCTCTCTGGCCAACTGACCGCGTTTGGGGATTATATTAAGCGGGTTAAAGCCTGA
- the pstB gene encoding phosphate ABC transporter ATP-binding protein PstB, with protein sequence MSMVDTAPGKIQVRDLNFYYGKFHALKNINLDIAKNQVTAFIGPSGCGKSTLLRTFNKMYSLYPEQRAEGEILLDGDNILTNTQDIALLRAKVGMVFQKPTPFPMSIYDNIAFGVRLFEKLSRADMDERVQWALTKAALWNETKDKLHQSGYSLSGGQQQRLCIARGIAIRPEVLLLDEPCSALDPISTGRIEELITELKQDYTVVIVTHNMQQAARCSDHTAFMYLGELIEFSDTDALFTRPAKKQTEDYITGRYG encoded by the coding sequence ATGAGTATGGTTGATACTGCCCCGGGTAAGATTCAGGTTCGTGATTTGAACTTCTACTACGGCAAATTCCATGCCCTGAAGAATATCAACCTGGATATCGCGAAGAACCAGGTGACGGCATTCATCGGTCCGTCCGGCTGTGGCAAATCCACGCTGCTGCGCACCTTTAACAAAATGTATTCGCTCTATCCGGAGCAGCGTGCAGAAGGTGAAATTCTGCTGGACGGTGACAACATCCTGACCAATACCCAGGATATCGCCCTGCTGCGTGCGAAAGTGGGGATGGTATTCCAGAAACCCACGCCGTTCCCGATGTCGATCTATGACAACATCGCCTTTGGCGTGCGTCTGTTTGAGAAGCTCTCCCGTGCGGATATGGATGAGCGCGTGCAGTGGGCATTGACCAAGGCCGCATTATGGAACGAAACCAAGGATAAGTTGCACCAGAGCGGGTACTCTCTCTCCGGTGGTCAGCAGCAGCGTCTGTGCATTGCGCGCGGTATCGCCATTCGCCCGGAAGTCTTGCTGCTGGATGAGCCGTGCTCAGCCCTCGACCCGATCTCAACCGGGCGTATCGAAGAGCTGATCACCGAGCTGAAGCAGGATTACACCGTGGTGATCGTGACCCACAACATGCAGCAGGCTGCACGTTGTTCTGACCACACGGCGTTTATGTACCTGGGCGAGTTGATTGAGTTCAGCGATACCGACGCGCTGTTCACCCGTCCTGCGAAGAAACAAACGGAAGATTACATTACTGGCCGCTACGGTTGA
- the yieH gene encoding 6-phosphogluconate phosphatase: MSGIEAVFFDCDGTLVDSEVICSRAYVAMFREFGITLDLEEVFKRFKGVKLYEIIDIINEEHGVDLAKADLEPVYRAEVARLFDAELEVIAGANALLDAMTVPICVVSNGPVSKMQHSLGKLDMLHHFPEKLFSGYDIQRWKPDPALMFHAAKAMNVNVENCILVDDSSAGAQSGIDAGMEVFYFCADPHNKPIDHPKVTTFTDLAQLPALWKARGWDITR, from the coding sequence ATGTCCGGAATTGAAGCGGTATTTTTCGACTGTGACGGTACGCTGGTCGACAGTGAGGTCATTTGTTCCCGCGCGTATGTCGCCATGTTCAGGGAATTTGGCATTACGCTCGATCTCGAAGAGGTGTTCAAACGCTTTAAGGGCGTGAAGCTGTACGAGATCATCGACATCATTAACGAAGAACACGGGGTGGATCTGGCGAAAGCGGATCTGGAACCGGTGTACCGCGCCGAGGTCGCACGCCTCTTCGACGCCGAGCTGGAGGTTATCGCTGGCGCTAACGCGCTGCTGGATGCGATGACGGTGCCGATCTGCGTGGTTTCTAACGGCCCGGTCAGCAAAATGCAGCACTCGCTCGGCAAACTGGACATGTTGCATCACTTCCCGGAAAAACTGTTCAGCGGCTACGATATCCAGCGCTGGAAGCCCGATCCGGCGCTGATGTTCCATGCGGCGAAGGCGATGAACGTCAACGTGGAGAACTGCATTCTGGTGGATGACTCGTCTGCGGGCGCGCAGTCAGGGATTGATGCAGGGATGGAAGTGTTTTACTTCTGCGCCGATCCGCACAACAAGCCGATCGATCATCCAAAAGTGACGACCTTTACCGATCTGGCGCAGTTGCCAGCGTTGTGGAAGGCGCGGGGTTGGGATATTACGCGTTAA
- the adeP gene encoding adenine permease AdeP, whose amino-acid sequence MSQQHTTQTSGQGLLERVFKLREHGTTARTEVIAGFTTFLTMVYIVFVNPQILGVAGMDTSAVFVTTCLIAALGSILMGVFANLPVALAPAMGLNAFFAFVVVQAMGLPWQVGMGAIFWGAVGLLLLTLFRVRYWMIANFPVSLRVGITSGIGLFIGMMGLKNAGVIVANPETLVSIGNLTSHSVLLGVLGFFIIAILASRNIHAAVLVSIIVTTLLGWMLGDVHYSGIVSAPPSVSTVIGHVDLAGSLNLGLAGVIFSFMLVNLFDSSGTLIGVTDKAGLADEKGKFPRMKQALYVDSISSVAGSFIGTSSVTAYIESSSGVSVGGRTGLTAVVVGLLFLLVIFLSPLAGMVPPYAAAGALIYVGVLMTSSLARVKWEDLTEAVPTFITAVMMPFSFSITEGIALGFISYCIMKIGTGRFRELSPCVIIVALLFVLKIVFIDAH is encoded by the coding sequence ATGAGTCAACAACACACTACCCAGACGTCTGGTCAGGGGCTGCTTGAGCGCGTTTTTAAACTGCGTGAGCACGGCACAACGGCACGCACCGAAGTGATCGCCGGTTTTACTACCTTCCTGACGATGGTCTATATCGTTTTTGTGAACCCGCAAATTCTGGGCGTGGCTGGCATGGACACCAGCGCCGTCTTTGTTACCACCTGTCTGATCGCCGCCCTTGGCAGCATCCTGATGGGCGTTTTCGCTAACCTGCCCGTGGCGCTGGCCCCGGCGATGGGTCTGAACGCGTTCTTTGCGTTCGTGGTGGTTCAGGCGATGGGCCTGCCGTGGCAGGTTGGGATGGGCGCTATTTTCTGGGGTGCGGTTGGCCTGCTGCTGCTGACCCTCTTCCGCGTGCGCTACTGGATGATTGCAAACTTTCCGGTGAGCCTGCGCGTGGGCATCACCAGCGGCATCGGTCTGTTCATCGGCATGATGGGGCTGAAAAACGCCGGTGTGATCGTGGCGAACCCGGAAACGCTGGTGAGCATTGGTAACCTGACCTCCCACAGCGTGCTGCTGGGCGTGCTGGGCTTCTTTATCATCGCGATCCTGGCCTCACGCAACATCCATGCTGCGGTGCTGGTCTCTATCATCGTAACCACGCTGCTGGGCTGGATGCTGGGCGATGTGCATTACAGCGGTATCGTCTCTGCGCCACCGAGCGTCTCTACCGTGATTGGTCACGTTGATCTGGCTGGCTCGCTGAACCTGGGTCTGGCGGGGGTGATTTTCTCCTTCATGCTGGTCAACCTGTTTGACTCCTCCGGTACGCTGATTGGCGTGACCGATAAAGCGGGTCTGGCGGATGAAAAAGGCAAATTCCCGCGCATGAAGCAGGCGCTGTATGTGGATAGTATCTCGTCCGTTGCTGGCTCTTTCATCGGCACCTCGTCTGTTACCGCTTACATTGAATCTTCTTCCGGCGTCTCCGTGGGGGGCCGTACCGGCCTGACGGCGGTCGTCGTGGGTCTGCTGTTCCTGCTGGTGATCTTCCTCTCTCCACTCGCCGGAATGGTGCCACCGTACGCGGCAGCCGGCGCGCTGATCTACGTCGGCGTACTGATGACCTCAAGCCTGGCGCGCGTGAAGTGGGAAGATCTGACGGAAGCCGTTCCGACGTTTATTACCGCGGTGATGATGCCGTTCAGCTTCTCGATCACCGAAGGTATCGCGCTGGGCTTTATCTCTTACTGCATTATGAAGATCGGCACTGGCCGCTTCCGCGAACTCAGCCCGTGCGTGATTATTGTGGCGCTGCTGTTTGTGCTGAAGATTGTGTTTATTGACGCGCACTAA
- the yidZ gene encoding HTH-type transcriptional regulator YidZ, which translates to MKKPISSLDLNLLLCLQLLLQERSVTKAAKRMNVTPSAVSKSLAKLRDWFDDPLFVKTPLGLLPTPLTVSLEQDLADWMQIGNQILDKFHHSSPGGLKFVLAAETPLMLIRFNTLLEQVNERYPQATVKLRQWDYDSLDAITRGEVDLGFTGRETHPRSRELLKLMPWFIDYEILFSDRPCVYLREDHPALQEVWDLETFLRYPHISIFWERSDTWALDEVLREMGRERNIAMSLPGFEQSMFMAAQPDHNYIATAPHYCHHYNQLHQRNLVCLPIPIDEAQAEKLTVPFTLIWHKRNSHNPKILWLRETIKALYTAPGQVFA; encoded by the coding sequence ATGAAGAAGCCCATCAGCAGTCTCGATCTTAATCTTTTACTTTGCCTGCAACTGTTGTTGCAGGAGCGCAGCGTCACCAAAGCCGCGAAGCGGATGAACGTGACGCCGTCCGCGGTGAGTAAATCGCTGGCGAAGCTGCGCGACTGGTTCGACGATCCGCTGTTTGTGAAAACGCCTTTAGGGCTGCTACCCACGCCGCTGACGGTGAGTCTGGAACAGGATTTGGCCGACTGGATGCAGATAGGCAACCAGATCCTCGATAAATTCCACCATAGCTCTCCTGGCGGGCTTAAGTTTGTGCTCGCCGCCGAAACACCGCTGATGCTGATCCGCTTTAACACCCTGCTGGAGCAGGTGAATGAGCGCTACCCACAGGCGACGGTGAAGCTGCGCCAATGGGATTACGATTCGCTGGACGCCATTACGCGTGGCGAAGTGGATCTGGGCTTTACGGGGCGTGAAACGCATCCTCGCTCGCGCGAACTGCTAAAGCTGATGCCGTGGTTTATCGACTACGAAATCCTGTTCAGTGACCGTCCGTGTGTGTATTTGCGCGAGGACCATCCCGCGCTCCAGGAAGTGTGGGATCTGGAGACGTTTCTGCGCTACCCGCATATCAGCATCTTCTGGGAACGCAGCGATACCTGGGCACTCGACGAGGTGCTAAGAGAGATGGGCCGGGAGCGTAACATCGCCATGAGTTTGCCCGGATTCGAACAGTCGATGTTTATGGCGGCCCAGCCGGACCACAACTACATTGCCACTGCACCGCACTACTGCCATCACTATAATCAACTCCACCAGCGTAATCTGGTTTGCCTTCCCATTCCCATTGATGAGGCGCAGGCAGAAAAGCTTACCGTGCCCTTCACGCTGATCTGGCATAAACGGAACAGCCATAATCCGAAAATCCTCTGGCTACGCGAGACGATCAAAGCGCTGTATACCGCGCCAGGTCAGGTTTTTGCCTAA
- the pstS gene encoding phosphate ABC transporter substrate-binding protein PstS produces MKVMRTTVATVVAATLSLSAFSAFAAASLTGAGATFPAPVYAKWADTYQKETGNKVNYQGIGSSGGVKQITANTVDFGASDAPLSDEKLNQEGLFQFPTVIGGVVLAVNIPGLKSGELVLDGKTLGDIYLGKIKKWDDEAITKLNPGVKLPSQNIAVVRRADGSGTSFVFTSYLAKVNEEWKSKVGSGSTVNWPTGLGGKGNDGIAAFVQRLPGSIGYVEYAYAKQNNLAYTKLVSADGKPVSPTEENFANAAKGADWSKSFAQDLTNQKGDDAWPITSTTFILVHKEQKKPEQGAEVLKFFDWAYKNGGKQANDLDYASLPDSVVEQIRAAWKTNVKDSSGKALY; encoded by the coding sequence ATGAAAGTTATGCGTACCACTGTCGCAACTGTTGTCGCCGCGACCTTATCTCTGAGCGCTTTCTCTGCCTTTGCAGCAGCAAGCCTGACTGGCGCTGGTGCAACCTTCCCTGCGCCGGTGTATGCCAAATGGGCGGATACCTACCAGAAAGAAACCGGCAACAAGGTTAACTATCAGGGTATCGGCTCCTCCGGTGGCGTAAAACAAATTACCGCAAATACCGTTGATTTCGGCGCATCCGACGCTCCGCTGTCTGATGAGAAACTGAATCAGGAAGGCCTGTTCCAGTTCCCGACCGTGATCGGCGGCGTTGTGCTGGCTGTTAACATCCCTGGCCTGAAATCAGGCGAGCTGGTGCTGGACGGCAAAACCCTGGGTGACATCTACCTGGGTAAAATTAAAAAATGGGATGACGAAGCCATCACCAAACTGAACCCGGGCGTTAAGCTGCCTTCGCAGAACATCGCTGTGGTTCGTCGTGCTGACGGCTCTGGTACCTCCTTCGTCTTCACCAGCTACCTGGCGAAAGTGAACGAAGAGTGGAAATCGAAAGTCGGTTCCGGCTCTACCGTTAACTGGCCAACCGGTCTCGGCGGTAAAGGCAACGACGGTATCGCTGCCTTCGTACAGCGTCTGCCTGGCTCTATCGGCTACGTAGAGTACGCCTACGCTAAGCAGAACAACCTGGCTTACACCAAACTGGTTTCTGCCGACGGCAAACCGGTTAGCCCGACCGAAGAGAACTTCGCCAACGCCGCGAAAGGCGCTGACTGGAGCAAATCTTTCGCTCAGGACCTGACCAACCAGAAAGGCGACGATGCATGGCCGATCACGTCTACCACCTTCATTCTGGTCCACAAAGAGCAGAAGAAGCCTGAGCAGGGTGCTGAAGTGCTGAAGTTCTTCGACTGGGCATACAAAAATGGCGGCAAACAGGCTAACGACCTGGATTACGCCAGCCTGCCAGACAGCGTGGTTGAGCAGATCCGTGCTGCATGGAAAACCAACGTGAAAGACAGCAGCGGTAAAGCGCTGTACTAA